Part of the Geobacter pickeringii genome, TAGCGTCGTTGCAGGTGGCCTTTTCGTAGATCATGACGGCGTTGCTGGCGCTGTTGATGGAGCGGGTCCGGGCGCGGGCAAGCCCCCTCTTCGTGGCGTCGTTGTAGAGTCGTGCCGAATTTCCGTCATAGTAGCCGGACTGGTAGACCACGCTTCCGCCGGCGTCCTTTACCGCAAGGCTCACCCACATCCGGCGGCCGTCAGGATAGCCTGAAGGGAACTTGTGGCCGGTGTTGTTGGTCACCCTGACCCTGACCCTCCAGATGCCGTTGCCGGTAATATTGGTGCCCGTCAAGGTGGGAGGGGTCGTGACCTGGACGCTCACCGCGTCCCGGAGCGAGATCTCGGTATTGCGCTGGGCCCGGTCCCACATGGTGCTCCGGTCGGAGAGCATGCCGGGGAAGACGCGCGGGTCGTGGCCGGTGGGGGCGCCGACCACCTCCAGGTCGACCTCGGGATAGAGGACCTTCATCATCTGGGGGAGGTCGCGGTTGGCGCCGGCAAATTTGTGGAACGAGGTCCCGCCGCCGATGTTCCGGTCCTTGGCGTAGGGGGACCAGCCGGAGAGGAGGGGGTCGGGGTTGAGCGACACCTGGGCGTTGTCCGCATACTCGTGCTTTGCCACCGGCATGTGGCACCCCTGGCAGCGGGTGTCGGTCATGCCGGGGACCGCTCCCCGGCCGAAGGCGCTGTACTTCCATTCGGTGAAGGTCCGCTGCTCAGGCATGCCGTGGTTCAGAACCGGGATCGTCACTTCGTGGCAGGCGCCGCAGAATTCGGAGGATTTGACGAAATCGCTGATCCGCGTCGAATGCTCCGGCGAGATGGCCCCCCAGATGGCGTCGGGAGTCACCCCCGCCTCGGTCTGGAAGGAGAGGGAGCCGTCGGGGTTGTACTGGATCACGTCCCCATTCGTGTTGGTCGCCGGCATGCCCGGCGGGGGAGGGTGGATCAGCCCGGTGTACCACCATGGATAGACCCCGTAGGTCTGGCCGGTGTAGGCGGTGCCGGTGAGAAGCAGATCGCTGAAGCTGAGTTCCATGTTTCCGCCGTATTTGGCCCCATAGGACATGCCGTCATGGAACTGGAGGGTCGCCTCGCCATAGGGGTTCCCCGCCCCCGGCCCCTGCGGGAAGGGAGAACCGGCGTGGGGCCAGTCGGAGATGCCGGAGAGCATGTTCCACACCGGGTCGGTCTGGTTCAGGTCGGGCCGCTTCATGGTCACCGCGCCGATGGCGCGATGGCAGGTCTCGCACATGACCCCTTCGTCGTCGGTCGAGAGAATGATGCTATGGATGGTGTCGGTTCCGTCGGCCGCCCCGCCGAGCTTCGGGTCGAAGCGGCCCGACAGCCAGCCGTTGGGGGAGTGGCAGCGGTAGCAGAGATTGCCGGCACCGTCGCCGGCGCCGCTATTCTTGACGGTGCTGTTGGCTATGATCTGGTTCGCCCGGAACACCGGGTCCCGCATGGCGCTGGCCATGGTCGTCCCGGCCCAGTTGCCTCCGTGTCCTGCCTGCTGGTCGATGGTCCCTCCGTGGCAGGCCATGCAGGTGACCGGGAACTCGAAGACGTTGTACGGGGCGGGGAAGGTGATGTTGGGGAGTTCCTGCTGCTGCGCTCCCGGATTCGGCACCGACGTGCCGGCTGGCGAGCGCCTGCCGGGGACGTCGGCAGAGGCGATCCCGGTCAGGACCAGGACGGTCAGGAAAACCAGGAACGTCGCGGACACCCGCCCCCAGGCCGTCGTACCTCCCACGGAATTGCTCTGGTTATTCATGGTCGTTCCCCCTTTGCGTTCTTCACCTGCTCTGGACATCGATCCTCGTCGACCTGTTGGACAAAAGCAGATCTGTGCCACGGGTCGCCAGTGGTTACGTATCCCTCCCTGAGGCACATATCGTGCGGTTCTCACGGCTCCGTCCCTTTTTTCTGCACGGTCGCCTGCCGGGGGTGGAGGGTGAGGGTGAGTTTTCCCTCGAATCGCTCGTTGCCGGTAAAAACCCCCTCTCCCGACACCCACCGGCTGGGGGGAGTCAATCGCGGCGCCGTCATCCTGGCATCGAGCTCACCCTGGGCGGTCGCCGGGTTGAAGGAGAGATCGGCAGTGAGGTCTCCCCTGATGACCGCCGGGACGTGGCGGGTCTTCACCGACGGCGAGCCGGCAAGGGTCCAGCTCCCCTGGAGATACCAGCGCCCCCCCTTCTGGTCCGGGGTGTCCCGGTGTGGAGAGATGGCAGTCAGTATGAGCCGGAACTTCCCCTGCGGAACGGGGACATCCTCCCCCACGGCGACGGCGTCAGCCTCCACCGTATAGCCGCTGTTCAGGGTCCCCTCGCCGGTCTCGCTGCTCTGGCCGCTCCGCACCACTTTGGCGTTGGTCAGCTGCCAGCTCACCTCCTGAGGAGCAGCCTGCCGCATCGGGGGCGCCGGTGGTTCAGTGGCGCCGACAACTGCGGCGATACAAGCCAGCAGGGGAAGGAAAAATCCGGTCACGCGCACCGTCTGGCGGTAGGGGATCATCCTTGTTCTCCTTTCTCGCCTCATCTCCTCCGGGGCTCAGCAAAACCAGAGAGCGGTATCGGGTCATGCCGATGACCGACCCGCTTCGTTCATCATCGCGCCTCTGCGCAATGGAGAACTCTTCGCCTCGCGGTTCACGGCGGGGACGACTCCTCCGAACGGCAGTTGTATTTTGTTAGAAAACTTTTACCAGATGAACGGCCTCGGGCATGATGGGCTCTGTCTGAAAATGATTTAAGAAAATGGCGGAGGGACTATCGGGGTTTGTCCTACGGGGGGGATTGAACCGGCGACTAACGGGGCAATGCCCCCATCAGTCGATGGCGGGGGGGGCGTCAGGCAAGACGATGCTCCAGTGCATAACGGGTAAGTTCGGCGTTGTTCCGCATGTTCATCTTCCTGAGAATATGGGAGCGGTGGGTACTGATGGTCTTCACGCTCAGGCAGAGTTCATCCGCGATCTTGCCGACCGTCTTGCCCGCCGCGATGAAGCAGAGCACCTGGAACTCCCGGTTGGAGAGGAGGGTGTGAAGGGGCTTGTTCGATGGGGATTCCAGGGAGGTGACGAGACATTCCGCCACGGTGGGGCTGATGTATTTCTTGCCGAGGCTCAGGCGATCCAGGGCTTTCATGAGCTCGCGGGACGGACTCCCCTTGGTCACGTAGCCTGCGGCACCGAGACGGAAGGCACGAAGTGCATACTGCTCCTCGGGGTGCATGCTGAGCACCAGGACCGGGAGGGTCGGCTTCAGGGCCTTTACCTCTGCCAGCACCTCCAGGCCGCTGCGGCCAGGCATCGAGATGTCGAGCAGCAGCAGGTCGTAATCTTGAGCCTTGATCCTCTCCAGCACGTCCTGGGCGGTATCGGCCTCATCAACCGTTGCGGGATTGAGGGTCTTGGCCAGGACCTGTTTCAGCCCTTCCCGAAAGATAGCATGATCGTCAGCTATGAGGATTCTTCTGAGCAGTCCCATTGTGTACCTCCCCCATCTTCAGCGGGATCCGTGCCAGCACGACGGTACCCCGGCCGGGACCGCCGCAGATTCTCACCTTTCCACCAAGAGCGGCGGCCCGCTCCCGCATGCCGATCAGGCCGAATGAGATGGTCGAGTTCAGCTGGTTTCGGGCGATCCCCTTGCCGTTGTCCCGTACCGCAAGCACCATCCTGTTTCGTCTCCGGGTGAGACGTGCCTTCACCATGGTAGCCCCGGCGTGGCGCAGGACGTTGGTCAGGGACTCCTGGAATATCCGGAAAAGCGCGATGGACATCTCCTGGCCCGGATCGGAGATGTCCGGGGCCACGGTCATCTCGCAGCGGATTCCGCTCTTCTTTTCGACCTCTCGCGCCTGCCACTCCAGTGCATCCGCAAGCCCCAGCTCGTCGAGCATGAGGGGGCGCAACGCGGCACAGAGCCGCTGGACGGTCTTGACGGTGTCGCTGATCAGCAGGGACATCTCCTGGGTCTGACGGTGGAGATATGTCTGGTTCGGCCGCAGTTCCCGCTCGATGAGCGCCACCGAAAGCTGCAGTGTCGCCAGGGTCTGCCCGAGTTCATCATGTATTTCCCGGGTAATGGCGGCCCGTTCCTCTTCCCTGACCCTCTGGAGGTGATTGGAGAGATTACGAAGTTGTTCCCGCGACGTGAACAGCTCCACTTCGAAGCGTTTTCTCTCGGTAATATCCTCCTTGACCGCAACGAAATTGGTAATGACCCCTTTCGCATTCACCACCGGCGCAATGGATGCAGACTCCCAATAGATCTCACCATTCTTCTTCCGGTTGACAAACTCGCCGCGCCATTCCCGACCCGACAGAATCGTCCCCCAGAGCTGCCGATATTCCTCGGCGGTTGTGTAGCCGGTTTTCAGGATGTTCGGATTTTTGCCGACAGCCTCTTCCAGGGAATAGCCGGTCAACTCCGAGAACTTGGGGTTCACGTACTCAATGGTGCCGGCCTTGTCGGCGATGACTATGCAGCTCGGGCTCTGCTCCACGGCACGGGATAGCGTGCGGACCTTCTCCTCCGTCCGCCGCCGCTCAGTGACATCGTGGAGAACCTCAAGCATGGCGAGGGTGCCGTTCTCCCCTGCGACCGGCGAGGCGGAGATTTCGAAGTAACGACCGCTCCTGAGCGACTGCCACTCCACCTTCTGCGGTTTGCCGGAAATGAAGACGTGATGGCGGCACCAGGGGCAGAGCTCCGTACTGCCGGAGAAATACTCGTAGCACTTGCGTCCGGCAACCGGTCCGAACTCCCGTTCAAGGGCGCTGTTGATGTATTCGATCTCGTAGCGCTGGTTAACAATATAGACGCCGTCCTCCATGGCGTCGAGGATTCCTCTGAGCTTGTTCCGTTCGAGTTTCAGGGCCTCCGCGGTCCGGTTGCGCTCGGTGGTCTGCATGACCAGCGGGCGAAAAATCAGATGGATGAACACAGGGATCAGCAGGAGGAGCAGGAAGAGCGAATCGATGATGGTCGTGAGCCAGAGAGGGAGAGGCGGCAGGTGCGCCAGAATGACCATTACCAGGGCTTCGGCGGAGGATATCCCAAGAGCAATGACGACGACCAGCCGAAAGGGAAAGCCGTAGAGCCTTTTGAGTCCCTTTGGGGGATTCCCCATTAATCCTCCCTACCACCCCGTTGCTGAAACATTCGCTCCTGGGGACGATCATGAAGGCTGGTCGGGGGAGATGCAGGCGTGACCGGTCGTTTCAGAGGTACCCGGCCTTCAGAAAGAGCATCTTTTGTTCTCCTGATGGAGATGTCTGCGGGTGCGTTGATGGCTGCTAATGGTGTGCAACTAACCTTATCACGTTCCGGGCCAAGTTCAAGCAGTGCCCTGGCGGCGTAATCCTGCTTCTGTCCGGTCGGTGCGGGTCAGGCGTCGGGGGATTTTCCTGAGGATGGGGGCCTTGCTATTGCCCCCGCGCCAGAAGGGTCCGATGGACCATGAGGTCGAAGAGCTCCTCCAGGTCCGACTGGACGGCGGCCGATTCGATGATGCCGAGGGCCCGGGCGATGGCCTCGAAGGTGGCCACCCCTTCGGGATGGCATTCGCGGCGGATCCCCCAGCGGGTCGGAGGGCCGGCGGGGAGCCGGACCATTTCGGCGTGCTCGAGCCCGGGGAGCCTTCTTCCCATGCGGGACGCCTGGCGCCAGGTGCCGTCGGGCACCACCAGGGTCACCGGTCGGCGGTCCGCCGCCAGGAGCGCGCCGTCCAGCACGGGGACGTCGTCGCCGGGGTAGAGGAGAAGGGTCCGGCGGTGGGGGGTGTCGAGGTCGCGAAAGTCGAGGGGGCGTTCCCGATGGCCGTGGATGCGCAGTTCGCTGTTGGGAAGCGCCGTCAGGGCCAGGGGGCCGGTGGCGGTGGTCTTGATCCATTCGCGGTGGTGCATCACGAGGACGAGACGGGTCCCGAGGTCGTGGCGGGGGATGGAGGAACAGAGGCAGAGGGGGAGGTGCAGGCGGCATCGCCGGCAGCGTTCGGTTCGTTTTGATCGGGTACCCATGGTTCATCACGCTCACTGGTTGTTGGTAGGGTGAGGGTACCATTCGACACGGATTCAGGGGAAGAGGAATCTGAAAGACGAGGGCGGTGAAGACGGAAGAAGCGGACGACCGCTTTTTAATCTTTATTAATGGGATGAGTCGCTCGGTCGTTTCCTCGCCAGTCTCGACCTGATTTTGCGATGATAGCTGGTTTTATAAGCAATTTTTGGCGACCATGCCCACGCCCTCCTTCGTGATAGCCACGTTTTTAATCTTGCAGGAAAAATCTTTTTGGGGTAATCAAGGGACAAAATGACCCGCCGCCCGGGACATAATGATACAGTGTGGGACAAAATGATACATGGTGCGGGTCGAAAGAGTGGTCGGAATGTGTGTCTTCGGCCCGCTCACTGTTCGTGATATCGCTCTGTTACGGTGCTGTTGGCCGGCCCTGGCGAAAAAAACCGGGTTGGCACATATGTTGATGTATACGTGGAGATGTTTTGCGAATGATTTGTAATTATTAATCAAAGCGTGCGCCGGTAGTTACTGCCAGGGCAGATGCCGGTCAGAACGCGCAAAATCACATGTTAGGGGGTTGTATGGGAAAAGAGGCTTTTCTTCGTGACGGCGTTTCACGAAGGGATTTCATCAAGACGTGCGTCGCTGCCACGGCCGTTATGGGGTTGCCGTACAGCATGCACACCAAGGTCGCCGAGGCGGCCCAGAGGGCAAACAAGCCGCCGGTGATCTGGCTCCACTTCCAGGAGTGCACCGGCTGTTCCGAGTCGCTGCTCCGCGCCGGCCACCCCGATGTCGCCTCGCTGATCCTCGACATGATCTCCCTGGACTACCATGAGACCCTCATGATCGGTTCGGGGCACCAGGCGGAGCAGTCGCTCCACGATTCCATGAAGGCCAACCACGGCAAGTACATCCTGGTGGTGGAAGGGGCAATCCCGACCAAGGACAAGGGGATCTACTGCAAGGTGGGCGGAACCACCGCCATCGACTCCCTCACCCGGGCCGCCGAGGGTGCCGCCGCCATCATCACCATCGGCACCTGCGCCGCCTACGGCGGAATCCAGTCGTCGCCGCCGAACCCGACCGGCGCCGTGGGGGTCCGCGACATCATCAAGAACAAGCCGATCGTCAACATCCCGGGCTGTCCGCCGAACCCGTACAACTTCCTCTCCACGGTCCTCTACTTCCTGACCTTCAACAAGCTCCCCGAGCTCGATTCCCTCGGCCGTCCGAAGTTCGCCTACGGCCGCAAGATCCACGAGCACTGCGAGCGCCGCCCCCACTTCGACGCGGGGCGCTTCGCCACCGCCTACGGCGACAAGACCCACGCCGAGGGGTACTGCCTCTACAAGCTCGGCTGCAAGGGGCCGGCGACCTTCGCCAACTGTTCCGTGCAGCGCTTCAACGACGCCGGCGTCTGGCCGGTCTCCGTGGGGCACCCCTGCATCGGCTGCACCGAGCCGGAGATCCTCTTCCGCAAGCCCATCGCCGAGAAGCTCCAGATCCACCTGCCGACGCCCCCCGATACCTACGCGCCGGCCGACCTGGGACAGAAGGGCCCCGGCGTGAGCCCGCTCGCAACGGGTGTCGTCGGCATCGCCGGCGGCGTGGCCCTGGGCGCTGGCGCCATGCTGGCGAAAAAGCTGCCCAGCGGGGAGGAAGGTCATGAAAAGCACGACTAGACGCGACTTTCTCAAGATGATGGGGCTCACCGGCGCCGCCTGCCTGGCGAGCGCCGCTCCCCTCTGCGCCTCCACCGGACCCGCTGCCGACAGCGAAACCGCCATCGCCATGCTCTACGACGCCACCAAGTGCGTCGGCTGCAAGGCGTGCATGGCGGCCTGCAAGCGGGTGAACATGGACCAGAACAACCTCTCCTACGAGCGGCTCCCCTCCGACAAGGACCAGCTCTGGGATGCCCCCAAGGACCTGTCGGGGAGCACCCGGACGGTCATCAAGCTCTACAAGGAGAGCGACACCCGCTTCTCCTACGTGAAGCACTCCTGCATGCACTGCACGAAGCCGGGGTGCGTCTCCGCCTGCCCGGTGAAGGCGATGACCAAGGACCCGGTGACCGGCGTGGTGGCCTACGACAAGAACCGCTGCATCGGCTGCCGCTACTGCCAGGTGGCCTGCCCCTACAACATCCCCCGCTTCCAGTGGGACAAGGCGATCCCCCAGATCGTCAAGTGCGACTTCTGCAAGGAGACGAACCTGAAGAGCAAAGGGGTCCCCGCCTGCGGCGAGACCTGTCCCGCCGGCGCCATCACCTTCGGCAAGCGGAAGGAGCTGCTGGCCGAAGCCCACGACCGGATCAAGGCGAGCCCCGACCGGTATCTCCCCAAGGTCTACGGCGAGAAGGAAGTGGGTGGGGCCAACCACCTCTACCTGGCCGCCTTCCCCTTCAAGAAGCTGGGATTGCCGGAGCTGAAGGAGGAGTCCCCCGCGGCCCTCTCGGAGCATATCCAGCACACCATCTACAAGGGGTTTGCCGCGCCGGTGGCCCTCTACGGCGCCCTCTGCGTGGTCGCCATGAAGAACAAGAAGGCCCAGGAAAAACTCGGACACGGGGAGGACGACTAAGATGGGATCTCATCACGACGAATATCAGGTCCAGCCTGGTAAGATCTTCACCAAACCGTTCTTCATCCTGCTCGCCCTGGTGGTGTTCGGCTTCGGCCTCATCGCCTACCGGTTCTTCGCCGGCGTCGGCGCCGTGACGGGGCTCTCCGACGGCTATCCGTGGGGGATCTGGATCGCCTACGACGTCGCTACCGGCACGGCGTTTGCCTGCGGCGGCTACGCCCTGGCGCTCCTCATCTACATCATGAACCGGTGGAAGTACCACCCGCTGATCCGCTCGGCGCTCCTCACCAGCGTCTTCGGTTACTGCCTCGCCGGCTTCTCGGTCATGGTGGACCTCGGCCGCTACTGGAACGCCTACAGCTTCTTCCTTCCGACCCGGTGGCAGCCGAACTCCATCATGTTCGAGGTGGCGCTCTGCGTCATGACCTACTCCATGGTTCTCATCATCGAGTTCCTCCCGGCGGTCCTCTACACCCTGGAGCACAGCAAGTGGAGATGGGTGCGGGAGTCGGCCCACTGGCTCTACCCGCGGCTTCTCCCCGACCGCGAGGCGCTCCACTCCGGGCTCACGGTGGTGAGCAAGGTGGCGGGGCACATGCAGGTGCGGCTCGACAAGGTGCTGATCTTCTTCATCGTCCTCGGCATTACGCTGCCGTCCATGCACCAGTCGTCCCTCGGCTCCATGATGATCGTGGCGGGAGAGAAGCTGAACCCCCTCTGGCAGACCGGTTTCCTGCCGCTGCTCTTCCTCATCAACTGCATCTTCATCGGCTACGCCACGGTGATGTTCGAGTCCATCGTCTCCTCCTACGGCTTCAAGCGGGCCTATGAGGTACACGAGATCGCCGGCATCGCCAAGATCGTCCCGATGGTTGCCGGACTCTGGATGGCGGTCCGCTTCGGCGACCTCATCTGGCGCCACCAGATTCCGGCCATCTTCGCCTTCGACAAGAACTCCTGCTTCTTCCTCCTGGAGGTCCTCCTCATCGGCGGCGGCGCCTTCATGCTGCTGTCGAAGAAGAACCGCCTCTCCCCGCGGATGCTCTTCATCAGCGGCGCGATCCTGATGCTCGGCGGCGGGCTCTTCCGCTTCAACGTCTACCTCATCGGGTTCAACCCGGGGGCGGGGTGGAGCTACTTCCCCTCCTTCGCCGAGTTCATGATCACCGTCGGGATCATCGCTCTGGAAATCCTCGGCTACCTGGTGCTGGTCAAGATCTTCCCGGTCATGCCGAATCCGAAGAAGCACTTTGCGGAGGCTGAGGAAGAGGAAGAAAGTCTGGTCGGCGATACCGTGCCGGTCAAGGTGTACGCGGGAAAGTAGGGGCGCCGCTTGCTGCGCCCGTCCATGACCTATCCTGCAGGGGCGCCGCAAGCGGCAAGTGTGCCGCACGCAGCGCCCCTGCATAGAATCAAAAATATTTTCGGAGGAAATACATGTCTAAACGCATCACCATCGACCCCATCACCCGGATCGAGGGTCACCTGAGAATCGACGTGGAAGTGAACGGCGGACAGGTTTCGAAAGCCTGGTCGTCGGCCCAGATGTGGCGCGGCATCGAGACCATCCTGAAGGGGCGCGACCCCCAGGACGCCTGGTCCTACGTCCAGCGCTTCTGCGGCGTCTGCACCACGGTCCACGCCATCTCCTCCATCCGCGCCGTTGAGCACGCCCTGAACGTGGAGGTGCCGCTCAACGCCCAGTACATCCGCAACATCATGATCGCCCAGCACTCGGTGCAGGATCACATCGTCCACTTCTACCACCTCTCGGCCCTGGACTGGGTCGACATCGTCTCGGCGCTGAAGGCCGATCCGAAGAAGGCCGCGGCAATCGCCCAGAGCCTCTCCGACTGGCCGGGGAACAGCGAGAAGGAGTTCAAGGCGGTCCAGGACAAGCTGAAGGCCTTCGTCGAGGGTGGACAGCTCGGCATCTTCGCCTCCGGCTACTGGGGTCACCCGGCCATGAAGCTGCCCCCCGAGGTGAACCTCATCGCCGTGGCCCACTACCTGAAGGCCCTCGACTACCAGCGCAAGGCGGCCCAGGCCGTGGCGGTCCTCGGCGGCAAGAACCCCCACATCCAGAACCTGGTGGTGGGTGGCGTCGCCACCGCCATCAACATGGAGAACCTCGCCACCCTCAACATGGAGCGGATCGCCTACCTGCGCCAGCTCATGACCGAGACCCGCGACTTCGTCCAGAAGGTCTACTACCCGGACCTCATCGCCATCGCCTCCTTCTACAAGGACTGGTTCAAGTACGGCGCCGGCGTCACCAACTACCTGGCGGTCCCCGAGTTCGCCGAAGACACCAAGAACACCAAGTTCGCCCTGGCGGGGGGGATGATCTACAACGGCGACCTCGCCACCTTCAAGCCGATCACCACCCACCAGGACCAGGCGCTCATCCAGGGGATCACCGAAGGGGTGGCCCACGCCTGGTACGAAGGGGCCCAGTCCCTCCATCCGTGGGAAGGGGAGACCAAGCCCGAGTACACCGACTTCCAGGAGAACGGCAAGTACTCGTGGTGCAAGTCGCCGCGCTTCAACGGCAAGGCGATGCAGGTCGGGCCGCCGGCCCAGGTCATGGCCGCCTACGCCACCGGCAACCCGAAGGTCAAGAAACTGGTGGACGACGCTGCCGCCAAGCTCGGCATCGGCCTGAAGGATATCCACTCCACCATGGGGCGGCTCTTCGCCCGCGGCGTCCGGGCCCACGTCATGGCCGACCTCTCCCTCGACTACCTCGACAAGCTGGTGGCCAACATCGGCAAGGGTGACACCACCTACGCCAACCCCACCGAGATCCCGAGCGGCGAGTACAAGGGGGTCGGCTTCCACGAGGCGCCCCGCGGGACCCTCTCCCACTGGATCGTCATCGAAGGGAAGAAGATCAAGAACTACCAGGCGGTGGTCCCCTCCACCTGGAACGCCTCTCCCCGCGACGAGCACGGCCAGCCCGGCCCTTACGAGGCATGCCTCGTGGGGAACCCGGTGGCCCAGCCCGAGAAGCCGCTGGAAGTGTTGCGGACCATCCACTCCTTCGACCCCTGCATCGCCTGCGCGGTCCACACGGTCGACCCGGAGGGGAAAGAGATCACCAAGGTCAAGGTGCTGTAGGCAATTGGTACGTAGGGGCAATTCAAACGTAGGGGCAATTCATGAATTGCCCCTACACCTGAGGATTTATATGAGAACCCTTATTTTCGGCGCCGGCAACCTGATCCTCTCGGACGAGGGGTTCGGCGTCCACGTGGTCAAGTATCTTGAAGACAACTACACCTTCCCCGAGGAGGTGGAGCTTTTCGACGGCGGCACCCTCGGCATCATGGTCACCCACAAGATCGAGGAGGCCGAGCGGGTCTACATCGTCGACACCCTCGACACCGCCGGCGAGCCGGGGGATGTCTTCCGCTACGAGAAGGAAGACATCATGCTGAACCGCCTGCCGGTGAAGCTCTCGCCTCACCAGATCGGCATCCAGGAGATGCTCTACATCAGCGAGATGCGGGGCGGGTGTCCCGATGCCATCAGCCTCCTGGGGGTCATTCCCAAATCCTTCGATCCGGGGAACGAGCTCTCCCCATCCCTGAACGAAAAGCTGCCGCAGGTGGCGCGCCTCCTGGTGGAGGAACTGCGGGGGATGGGGTACGAGATCGGCGAGAAGCAATCGAGCGCCCTCAACTGACGGAGCGCGAAACCGCCGGGGCACCCCGGCACGAGGAGTGAAACACTATGTTCGGATTCGGCATGCCTGAACTCATCATCGTCCTGGTCCTCGCCCTGGTCGTGGTCGGCCCGGCGAAGATCCCCCAGCTCGGCCAGTCCCTCGGCAGCGCCATCAGGGGCTTCAAAAAGGGGATGCACGAAGAGGACGTCAAGGTGATCAACAAGGTCAACGAGGCCTGATCGCCGGCGCCGGGCGCTGTCACCCCGCAGGGGGGGCGTCCGGGTGAAACCGTGAAAACGAAAAAAGGAGCCAGTCGGCTCCTTTTTTCGTTTCTGCAGAGAGGATTCATTCCGCATCCTGATTAGCGCTAATCTTCCGCTGGACCCTTCTCCCTGAGGGAGAAGGTGGCCGAAGGCCGGATGAGGGGGCGAATAGCCTAGATTCGTCAGCCGGCAGGGCCGACGGTGCTCCGGATCACCTCCAAGATCGCCTCGCGGGTGAACGGCTTGGAGAGGAAGTCGCAGGCGCCGCCGGTCCGGGCGGCAGCGGCGGCCTCGCCGTTGGCGTAGGCGGTCATCAGCACCACCGGCAGCGCCGGCCGCAGCTCCCGGACCCGCTTCAGGATGCTGATGCCGTCGGTG contains:
- a CDS encoding HyaD/HybD family hydrogenase maturation endopeptidase, which gives rise to MRTLIFGAGNLILSDEGFGVHVVKYLEDNYTFPEEVELFDGGTLGIMVTHKIEEAERVYIVDTLDTAGEPGDVFRYEKEDIMLNRLPVKLSPHQIGIQEMLYISEMRGGCPDAISLLGVIPKSFDPGNELSPSLNEKLPQVARLLVEELRGMGYEIGEKQSSALN
- the tatA gene encoding twin-arginine translocase TatA/TatE family subunit; this translates as MFGFGMPELIIVLVLALVVVGPAKIPQLGQSLGSAIRGFKKGMHEEDVKVINKVNEA
- a CDS encoding response regulator — protein: MNAKIVLICDDEEGMRRYLKKMLEAAGLAVETFACGASLLRRIEGGSPGDAGLLLQDMMLPDTDGISILKRVRELRPALPVVLMTAYANGEAAAAARTGGACDFLSKPFTREAILEVIRSTVGPAG